A genomic segment from Peribacillus sp. ACCC06369 encodes:
- a CDS encoding DsbA family oxidoreductase, with translation MKVEIWSDYQCPFCYIGKRRFEEALKQFENKDQVEVSFRSFELNPEAERDINMTQNEMLAKKYGMSQAEVEANSQNLTQQAKELGLDYHLDKVVLTNSFDAHRLMHFAESKGKENEMNERLFKAYFTEGKHIGDHATLASLAEEAGLEKSEAEAMLAGTAFTAEVRGNEQEGSLLGITGVPFFVINRKYGISGAQPTEAFLDTLKKVWAEENPLQMVNDPATGEACTDGSCNVPEK, from the coding sequence ATGAAGGTGGAAATTTGGTCGGATTATCAATGTCCGTTTTGTTATATAGGGAAGCGTCGATTCGAAGAGGCTTTGAAGCAGTTTGAAAATAAAGATCAGGTAGAGGTTTCATTTCGCAGTTTTGAGTTGAACCCAGAGGCTGAGCGGGATATCAATATGACGCAAAATGAAATGCTGGCCAAGAAATACGGCATGTCTCAGGCGGAAGTGGAAGCGAACAGCCAAAACTTGACTCAACAGGCAAAAGAATTGGGACTCGATTATCATTTGGACAAAGTGGTCTTAACAAATTCGTTCGATGCTCATCGCTTGATGCACTTTGCTGAATCGAAAGGCAAAGAGAACGAAATGAATGAACGCCTATTTAAAGCATACTTTACGGAAGGCAAACATATTGGCGATCATGCTACATTGGCTAGTTTGGCTGAGGAGGCCGGCCTTGAAAAGTCTGAAGCGGAAGCGATGCTGGCAGGAACGGCATTCACGGCGGAGGTTAGAGGAAATGAGCAAGAAGGAAGCCTGCTTGGAATTACAGGTGTGCCATTCTTCGTCATTAACCGCAAGTATGGAATCTCCGGCGCTCAGCCAACAGAAGCGTTCCTTGATACGCTGAAAAAAGTGTGGGCTGAGGAGAATCCGCTTCAAATGGTGAATGATCCAGCAACGGGCGAAGCTTGTACGGACGGTTCTTGTAACGTGCCGGAAAAATAA
- a CDS encoding TIGR03943 family protein, translating into MKRFFIQRLEGLLLLGLGLMIFKLYVSGHLTKLIAPKMVPYALAALFAFLVISLLRLKKQKQGTHHCNCESNGESSSSALVLKYSLFFIPILLGFTLTDFTLSGEVLAKRGMANQQPQKVSSYDTGKHVNGDKITVTDDNYFEVLDDLLNNLDAIEGKEIELSGFIYREDTFTDKQMAISRLSMSCCVVDATLYGYMVNGNVEGMKTNDWYTITGTLKKGSYKGEAVPVIDLKESKKIKAPEEAYLYENVQIIQ; encoded by the coding sequence ATGAAACGTTTTTTTATCCAAAGACTAGAGGGATTGCTGCTGCTTGGACTGGGCCTCATGATTTTTAAATTGTATGTTTCGGGACATTTAACGAAATTGATTGCACCCAAAATGGTTCCATATGCATTGGCGGCGCTTTTTGCTTTTTTAGTGATCAGTCTTCTCCGTCTAAAAAAACAAAAACAGGGTACACATCATTGTAATTGCGAATCGAATGGAGAGTCTTCCTCGTCCGCGTTGGTCCTGAAATATAGTTTGTTTTTCATTCCGATCCTTCTCGGCTTCACCTTGACCGATTTTACATTAAGCGGTGAAGTGCTGGCAAAAAGAGGGATGGCGAATCAGCAGCCACAGAAGGTAAGTTCGTATGATACTGGGAAACATGTGAATGGGGATAAAATCACCGTTACGGATGATAATTACTTTGAGGTACTGGATGATTTGCTGAACAACCTCGATGCGATTGAGGGGAAAGAAATAGAGCTTTCGGGATTTATATATCGTGAAGATACTTTTACGGACAAACAAATGGCCATCTCCCGCCTCTCCATGTCCTGCTGTGTAGTCGATGCGACATTATACGGATATATGGTCAACGGGAATGTGGAGGGCATGAAGACGAATGATTGGTACACCATAACGGGTACATTAAAAAAAGGAAGCTATAAAGGTGAAGCCGTACCTGTGATCGATTTAAAAGAGTCGAAAAAAATAAAGGCACCGGAAGAAGCTTATTTATATGAAAATGTGCAAATCATTCAATAG
- a CDS encoding YdeI/OmpD-associated family protein has translation MAKTIVEKLNLHKYERVAVLDLPAGADYLAELPDYDTELIERAYDLIFAFVLDMDSLKGIVDKVIEKNHLSKNGYFYLAYPKKGNKEYATFIHRDDLMQGLGADESGYVGSGDMKFARMVGLDDVFTVVGLKEDSENRNRPSTKASQSVDDYIEMIQEIEKDLQESPELLAFYQALTPGYRKDWARYVYSAKQEATQVKRRQEMKLILGEGYKSRDLYRRNK, from the coding sequence ATGGCTAAAACAATAGTTGAAAAACTGAATTTACATAAATATGAACGGGTGGCAGTCTTGGATTTGCCAGCCGGGGCGGATTATTTAGCGGAGCTTCCGGATTACGATACAGAGCTTATTGAAAGAGCGTATGATCTTATATTTGCCTTTGTATTGGATATGGATTCCTTAAAAGGAATCGTGGATAAGGTGATCGAGAAAAATCATTTGAGTAAAAACGGCTATTTCTATTTGGCATATCCCAAGAAGGGGAATAAAGAATATGCCACATTTATTCATCGTGATGATTTGATGCAAGGCCTGGGTGCGGATGAAAGCGGTTATGTTGGATCGGGTGACATGAAGTTTGCACGTATGGTGGGATTGGATGATGTCTTTACGGTAGTCGGACTGAAAGAAGATTCGGAAAATAGAAACCGTCCATCTACCAAAGCAAGCCAATCAGTAGATGATTATATCGAAATGATTCAGGAAATTGAGAAAGATTTGCAGGAATCCCCTGAATTGCTTGCGTTCTATCAAGCACTTACCCCAGGGTACCGTAAAGATTGGGCCCGCTACGTGTATAGTGCGAAACAAGAGGCGACCCAAGTGAAACGGCGCCAGGAAATGAAATTGATTCTAGGAGAGGGATACAAGAGCAGAGATCTTTATCGAAGAAATAAATGA
- a CDS encoding EamA family transporter → MKEKYPYLLVILGAMLWGTTGTAQSFAPDGAHPIAIGAVRLAVGGSALLLIAIWQKKLTRYNWPLKETILATLGMACYQPLFFMAVSMTGIAIGTIITLSSAPIIAGFLEWLFSKKRPSTSWWTATGLSIAGCLLLFSNKGSVTIDPVGALLALGAGVSFTVFTLVSKRILDKQPPEATAAVIFSFSALLLAPALFILDISWIGTANGMAVSLHLGLLATAAAYLFFNKGLLSVPSSTAVSLSLAEPLTAALLGVFLVGESLSPMSWIGVGLLLCGIISLTISPGVRKKTRLMNQELS, encoded by the coding sequence ATGAAGGAAAAATACCCCTATTTACTCGTCATACTTGGTGCCATGCTGTGGGGAACGACCGGAACTGCCCAGTCATTCGCCCCCGATGGAGCCCATCCCATAGCAATAGGTGCCGTCCGCTTGGCAGTCGGCGGTTCCGCATTATTGCTCATTGCAATCTGGCAAAAAAAATTAACGCGATATAATTGGCCACTAAAGGAGACCATCTTAGCCACGTTAGGCATGGCCTGTTACCAGCCGCTATTTTTCATGGCTGTCAGCATGACCGGAATTGCCATTGGCACCATCATCACTTTAAGCAGCGCCCCCATCATCGCCGGATTCCTTGAATGGCTGTTCAGTAAAAAACGGCCATCAACAAGCTGGTGGACCGCCACGGGTTTATCGATTGCCGGGTGTCTACTGCTTTTTTCAAATAAAGGATCCGTTACCATCGATCCTGTAGGTGCGCTGCTTGCGCTTGGGGCTGGAGTTTCCTTTACGGTATTCACATTGGTTAGTAAAAGGATTTTGGATAAACAACCTCCAGAAGCAACTGCCGCTGTCATCTTTAGTTTTAGCGCCCTGCTATTGGCACCCGCTTTATTCATACTGGATATCAGCTGGATCGGCACAGCGAACGGGATGGCCGTCAGCCTTCACCTTGGACTTCTTGCTACAGCAGCAGCCTACTTATTTTTTAATAAAGGACTTTTATCCGTTCCTTCATCAACAGCCGTTTCCTTATCACTCGCCGAGCCGCTGACAGCCGCTCTTCTCGGTGTCTTCCTTGTCGGCGAGAGCTTGTCCCCCATGTCATGGATCGGGGTCGGATTACTCTTATGCGGAATCATCTCATTGACGATTTCACCAGGGGTACGAAAAAAAACTAGATTGATGAACCAGGAGCTGTCCTAA
- a CDS encoding DUF4064 domain-containing protein, whose amino-acid sequence MKRTWEFVLSIIGVSIAAISLIVTIITAVYLNSIDMTEMMDYSLMSDSEFSTSEVDMSIKFFMGLLWAGIISLFIALAGGLIAIFLLKGGKAKAAGILLIITGILTIFHVWPLIFFIVPGIMCLVRKTRETVEVIV is encoded by the coding sequence ATGAAACGCACATGGGAATTCGTATTAAGTATCATAGGCGTGAGTATCGCTGCGATTTCTTTAATCGTGACGATTATAACGGCAGTTTATCTCAACAGTATCGATATGACAGAAATGATGGACTACTCATTAATGTCAGACTCCGAGTTTTCGACGTCTGAGGTCGATATGTCAATCAAGTTTTTCATGGGCTTACTATGGGCGGGAATCATATCGCTGTTCATTGCCTTGGCAGGCGGCTTGATTGCTATCTTTCTATTAAAAGGCGGCAAAGCGAAGGCAGCCGGAATCTTATTGATCATTACGGGCATTCTGACGATCTTTCATGTTTGGCCGCTTATCTTCTTCATCGTGCCGGGAATCATGTGCCTGGTAAGGAAGACGAGGGAAACGGTGGAAGTGATCGTATGA
- a CDS encoding permease, whose product MLLKRYTGNLLLLILLFLLLAFFFLGDVFIPKAIDFSGYPMLHSVLVVFLGLFLESIPFLFLGAIASSFIQLFISEEIIQRMIPKRPLTAIFAAIGAALIIPVCECAIIPVVRRLIQKGVPVHAGVVLLVTAPILNVIVFGSTYYAFQNNPSILYGRIILCVLTAVIVGLFVYIFSTKDVVKEEKVELVHGHEHDFRSTKWTSFIDHTSQEFFMVGRYFIIGALFASIFQVIMDRTILADIGQAPIKGTALMMGIAFVLSLCSSADAFVAASFSHSFLPGSILGFLVFGPMLDLKNVLIMMSCFKRSFVVTYVLLVFAVVFSLCLIAGGLISKGGF is encoded by the coding sequence ATGCTTTTGAAACGATACACGGGCAATTTGCTGTTATTGATTCTATTGTTTTTGCTGCTAGCGTTCTTTTTTCTAGGCGATGTGTTCATTCCAAAAGCGATTGATTTCTCGGGCTATCCGATGCTTCACTCTGTGCTCGTCGTGTTTTTGGGTTTGTTTTTAGAATCGATTCCTTTCTTGTTCCTGGGTGCCATTGCATCTTCATTCATTCAGTTGTTCATCAGTGAAGAAATCATTCAGCGAATGATACCAAAACGACCCCTGACGGCTATTTTTGCTGCGATAGGGGCAGCACTGATCATTCCGGTCTGCGAATGTGCAATTATACCGGTCGTACGGAGATTGATTCAAAAGGGTGTCCCGGTCCATGCAGGTGTTGTCTTGCTTGTAACTGCTCCAATATTGAATGTCATCGTGTTTGGCTCAACTTATTATGCGTTCCAAAATAATCCGTCCATTCTATATGGAAGAATCATTCTTTGTGTCTTGACCGCCGTGATCGTAGGTTTATTCGTTTATATATTCAGCACTAAAGATGTGGTGAAAGAGGAGAAGGTGGAACTGGTTCATGGGCATGAACATGATTTTCGGTCAACTAAATGGACAAGCTTCATTGATCATACTTCACAGGAATTTTTCATGGTCGGCAGATACTTTATCATCGGGGCTTTGTTTGCCAGTATATTTCAAGTGATTATGGATCGGACCATACTGGCCGATATTGGTCAGGCGCCGATAAAAGGCACGGCGTTGATGATGGGGATTGCGTTTGTGCTATCACTCTGTTCTTCAGCTGATGCATTCGTTGCCGCCTCCTTTTCCCATAGTTTTTTACCAGGTTCGATACTGGGTTTCCTAGTATTTGGGCCAATGCTGGATTTGAAAAATGTCCTGATCATGATGTCCTGTTTTAAACGGAGCTTTGTCGTCACATATGTCTTGCTTGTTTTCGCAGTCGTCTTCAGCCTATGCCTGATTGCAGGCGGATTGATCAGTAAGGGGGGCTTCTGA
- a CDS encoding uroporphyrinogen-III synthase encodes MSKLNGRTIALLGARKTEELSKIVHNLGGVPLVRPAQGTVFLDDSHLEEDVTRLMAGEFDWIILTTGVGTELLYNTAVKMEAGDRFIEALRSMKIAARGYKTVNMLKKIGLQPLIRDDDGSTAGLVRNLEGHLSGDVKVALQLHGDPAPLLMNWLDEQKVKHKEILPYEHIPPEKEMMQQLIQEILEGKIDSVVFTSAPQPRNLMRFVREQGVEDKIIDLFASDVIALAVGKVTAQVVIDEGIERVIYPEDQRMGSAMVELVKYYQGIASR; translated from the coding sequence ATGAGTAAGCTTAATGGCAGGACCATTGCTTTATTGGGAGCGAGGAAAACGGAAGAACTTAGTAAAATCGTTCATAATCTTGGGGGAGTCCCGCTGGTTCGTCCAGCACAGGGGACGGTATTCCTTGATGATTCTCATTTGGAAGAGGATGTCACCCGTTTGATGGCAGGGGAGTTCGATTGGATCATCCTCACGACGGGAGTGGGGACGGAACTATTATATAATACGGCAGTGAAAATGGAAGCGGGAGATCGTTTCATAGAAGCTTTGCGGTCCATGAAAATTGCAGCTAGGGGTTATAAAACGGTGAATATGCTGAAAAAAATTGGCCTGCAGCCATTAATCCGTGATGATGATGGCAGTACGGCAGGGCTCGTTCGTAATCTGGAAGGCCATCTTTCCGGAGATGTAAAGGTCGCTTTGCAGCTTCACGGCGATCCGGCGCCTCTTTTGATGAACTGGTTGGATGAGCAAAAGGTGAAACATAAAGAAATTCTTCCATACGAGCATATACCGCCCGAAAAAGAAATGATGCAGCAGCTGATTCAAGAAATCCTTGAGGGCAAAATTGATTCCGTTGTGTTCACGAGTGCACCGCAGCCACGAAATTTAATGAGATTTGTCCGTGAACAAGGTGTGGAGGATAAGATAATCGACCTGTTTGCATCGGATGTAATTGCTCTTGCAGTCGGAAAGGTAACGGCGCAGGTGGTAATCGATGAAGGGATAGAGCGGGTCATATATCCTGAAGATCAACGGATGGGCAGTGCAATGGTGGAGCTGGTGAAATATTATCAGGGAATTGCAAGCAGATAG
- a CDS encoding DinB family protein yields the protein MNFIEYDLLFESRNQLIEEVTELDEKMLHHRPAPEVWTIAQICHHLYLTEQVFTEAIANGIQERDFNNIIQKNIYLVTNRTKKFATPDIISPSKAPFQLSSLMDLLAESRDRLLQVLYDMDSDIILNRKKAKHPLFGDLSLDQWIELLSLHEQRHIKQIQEIKSSVL from the coding sequence ATGAATTTTATCGAGTATGATTTACTATTCGAATCAAGAAACCAGTTAATAGAGGAAGTTACGGAATTGGATGAAAAAATGCTCCACCATAGGCCTGCACCTGAAGTATGGACCATCGCCCAAATTTGCCATCATTTATATCTTACTGAACAGGTATTTACAGAAGCTATAGCAAATGGCATTCAGGAAAGGGACTTTAATAATATCATCCAAAAAAACATTTACTTGGTTACTAATAGAACAAAGAAATTCGCAACCCCTGATATCATTTCACCCTCAAAAGCCCCCTTTCAATTATCGAGCCTTATGGATTTACTGGCAGAATCAAGGGATCGGTTATTACAGGTTCTTTACGATATGGATTCAGATATCATCTTGAATAGAAAGAAAGCCAAGCATCCCCTGTTCGGGGACCTCTCTTTGGATCAATGGATTGAATTATTATCCTTACATGAACAAAGGCATATCAAGCAGATACAAGAAATAAAATCATCGGTATTATAA
- the cobA gene encoding uroporphyrinogen-III C-methyltransferase yields the protein MTKGKVYFVGAGPGDVGLITVKGQKEIEKADVILYDRLLNPKLLEAATLDCELIYCGTPYADGISQGNINELLGSKALAGHRVVRLKGGDPAVFGRVGEEAESLKAQGIPFEVIPGVTSSIAASMYAGVPVTHRDYGRSFAMVTGHDQTKKDIDWNGLVNSIDTVAFYMGVANLPYIRENLINHGKPGNTPALVIQWGTYGRQETVEGTLDDIVEKVSGRSLSNPAITLVGDIISLRGKLQWFEKKPLYGQRFLVARTGTAKSSLAETLHELGGDVIEFPKWNAAKVEIEESQLISFLSYDRILFTSPESVHGFLDSLTEHAIDFRRISSKLYVISRKSKKALQQRGLMAELKSEMPEAGTLLVIGDRNKDQRDPAHGEGDYFQTITKFVDGRFLEILPRMLDGKAVGTVLFSNQHSVDMLLEYGKQADVDIEGLLNHASIGVIGESTGKRLKDYGFKVDMMPEEPSVEQLVALIVNRNGF from the coding sequence ATGACCAAGGGTAAGGTCTATTTTGTTGGTGCAGGTCCGGGTGATGTGGGCCTGATTACCGTAAAAGGTCAAAAAGAGATTGAAAAAGCGGATGTCATTTTATATGACAGATTGCTGAATCCCAAACTATTGGAGGCTGCGACCCTCGATTGTGAATTGATATATTGTGGGACACCTTATGCGGATGGTATCAGTCAAGGGAACATCAATGAGCTGCTTGGGTCCAAAGCACTGGCGGGGCATCGGGTCGTCCGTTTGAAAGGCGGTGATCCCGCCGTTTTTGGAAGAGTCGGGGAGGAAGCGGAATCGTTGAAAGCTCAGGGTATCCCATTCGAAGTCATTCCGGGGGTTACGTCCAGCATTGCTGCATCCATGTACGCAGGAGTCCCCGTCACGCATCGGGATTATGGACGTTCATTTGCGATGGTGACGGGCCATGACCAAACGAAGAAGGATATAGATTGGAATGGGCTTGTGAATAGTATAGATACGGTTGCATTTTATATGGGTGTAGCAAACCTTCCGTATATCCGCGAAAATTTGATCAATCATGGAAAGCCGGGGAACACGCCGGCACTCGTCATTCAATGGGGCACTTATGGAAGACAGGAAACGGTCGAGGGGACCTTGGATGATATCGTCGAAAAGGTAAGTGGAAGGTCGCTTAGCAATCCGGCGATCACCCTGGTCGGGGATATCATTTCACTAAGGGGAAAACTGCAATGGTTCGAAAAGAAGCCACTATATGGTCAACGGTTTTTAGTGGCCCGGACCGGGACGGCAAAGAGTTCCTTGGCAGAAACGCTGCATGAACTTGGCGGCGATGTCATCGAGTTTCCTAAATGGAATGCGGCAAAAGTTGAAATAGAAGAAAGTCAGCTGATCTCTTTTCTTTCGTATGATCGAATCCTCTTCACTTCACCCGAAAGCGTCCATGGATTCTTGGATTCACTTACTGAACACGCTATTGATTTCCGCCGGATTTCTTCAAAACTTTATGTGATATCGCGGAAATCGAAGAAAGCTTTACAACAACGTGGACTAATGGCCGAGCTCAAATCCGAGATGCCGGAAGCCGGAACACTGTTGGTCATTGGAGATCGAAACAAGGATCAAAGAGATCCGGCTCATGGGGAAGGAGACTATTTTCAAACCATCACTAAATTTGTTGATGGAAGATTCCTTGAAATCCTTCCGAGAATGCTAGACGGGAAAGCTGTCGGAACGGTACTTTTTTCGAATCAGCATTCAGTTGATATGCTGTTGGAATATGGGAAACAGGCAGACGTGGATATTGAAGGGTTGCTAAATCATGCCTCCATCGGGGTAATTGGGGAAAGTACTGGCAAAAGACTTAAAGACTATGGATTTAAAGTGGATATGATGCCCGAGGAACCGTCTGTTGAACAATTGGTGGCTTTGATCGTGAATAGGAATGGTTTTTAG
- a CDS encoding Rrf2 family transcriptional regulator, with the protein MSSGNRNNQIGPPRFAIAIHSLVWLAQSEKLLTSSAIALKVNSHATFLRRVMAQLAAEGIVETKEGREGGYSLKVPASQLTLADVYQAVRPECLVCMETSECGEVGKQLDSALEEIMNEAEKETLRLLKGYTLEEFMKKVDFTNFENECLG; encoded by the coding sequence ATGTCTTCAGGTAATCGTAACAATCAAATTGGACCGCCGCGGTTTGCAATTGCCATTCACTCTCTGGTTTGGCTCGCACAAAGCGAAAAGCTCCTGACAAGTTCGGCAATCGCCTTGAAGGTGAATTCACATGCCACTTTTTTAAGAAGGGTGATGGCTCAGCTTGCAGCTGAGGGGATCGTCGAAACAAAGGAAGGGCGGGAAGGCGGATATAGCTTGAAGGTACCAGCCTCACAGCTTACTTTGGCCGATGTGTATCAAGCGGTACGGCCGGAATGCCTTGTTTGTATGGAAACGAGCGAATGCGGTGAAGTCGGGAAGCAGTTGGATTCGGCATTGGAGGAAATCATGAACGAAGCCGAAAAGGAAACATTGCGCCTATTAAAGGGCTATACATTAGAAGAATTCATGAAAAAAGTCGACTTCACCAATTTTGAAAATGAGTGTCTAGGGTAA
- a CDS encoding ferritin-like domain-containing protein, whose protein sequence is MYGHDTYEGDWNRQKDMVIQLEKAINGEYSAIQCYEKLAALAPDEKQRKQIIEIREDEIKHIQAFTRIYNSLTGMQPQPKVTEPCPDSYAAGLEFAVQDEQETVDFYLDVADGAADRTIRKAFRRAAADEQNHAVWFLFYLVKLKG, encoded by the coding sequence ATGTATGGGCATGATACGTATGAAGGTGATTGGAACAGACAGAAGGATATGGTGATTCAGCTAGAAAAGGCGATAAATGGGGAGTACAGTGCCATCCAGTGTTATGAGAAATTGGCAGCATTAGCGCCGGATGAAAAGCAGAGGAAACAAATCATTGAAATAAGGGAAGACGAAATAAAACATATTCAAGCATTCACCCGGATATACAACAGCTTGACCGGGATGCAGCCACAGCCTAAAGTGACGGAACCATGCCCGGACTCCTATGCAGCCGGATTGGAATTTGCCGTTCAAGATGAACAGGAAACAGTGGATTTTTATCTGGATGTCGCAGATGGTGCGGCTGATAGAACCATCAGAAAGGCGTTCCGGCGTGCTGCCGCCGATGAACAAAACCATGCCGTCTGGTTTTTGTTTTACTTAGTAAAACTCAAAGGCTGA